In the genome of Calothrix sp. PCC 6303, the window CAATTACCCAAGACCTCTCTGAAAACGTCATCCTCACCACAGTTGACGACCTTTATAACTGGGCAAGACTTTCGAGTTTGTGGCCCATGTTATTCGGTACCGCTTGCTGCTTTATTGAATTTGCAGCATTAATCGGTTCGCGGTTCGACTTTGACCGTTTTGGACTAATTCCCCGTTCTAGCCCGCGTCAGGCTGATTTAATTATCACAGCGGGAACCATCACCATGAAAATGGCACCGCAGCTAGTGCGTTTGTATGAACAAATGCCCGAACCCAAGTATGTAATTGCTATGGGTGCCTGTACCATCACTGGGGGTATGTTCAGCGTTGATTCTCCCACAGCAGTTCGTGGTGTTGATAAGCTAATTCCCGTTGATGTCTATTTACCAGGTTGTCCTCCA includes:
- the ndhK gene encoding photosynthetic/respiratory NAD(P)H-quinone oxidoreductase subunit K, translated to MVLDANSAKNLAQPQERVLNPMTRPTITQDLSENVILTTVDDLYNWARLSSLWPMLFGTACCFIEFAALIGSRFDFDRFGLIPRSSPRQADLIITAGTITMKMAPQLVRLYEQMPEPKYVIAMGACTITGGMFSVDSPTAVRGVDKLIPVDVYLPGCPPRPEAIIDAIIKLRKKIADDSMQERNKIRQTHRFYSTTHNMKPVPAILTGKYMQSDARFTPPKELTEGMGMPVPPALLTSQKQKEITGRG